The Longimicrobium sp. genome includes a window with the following:
- a CDS encoding Nif3-like dinuclear metal center hexameric protein, producing the protein MKLDELVRYLDNYLHIGTTPDYPDAVNGLQVEGTRPIRRIAVAVDGAQATVDQAIAGDADLLLVHHGLFWDGNRPLTGRRYRRIKPLLDAGVAVYSAHLPLDAHPEVGNNAVLLRALGAEPQGTFGDFKGLPLGVWGEVDLRREALCARLDEVLGTRVKMIPGGPEHVRRVGVVTGGAGGRVADAVAAGLDAFVTGEGAHHNFFDAEEGGINLYLGGHYATEVWGVRALAEHLERKFGIKWFFIDHPTGL; encoded by the coding sequence GTGAAGCTCGACGAGCTGGTCCGCTATCTGGACAACTACCTCCATATCGGCACTACGCCCGACTATCCGGACGCGGTAAACGGGCTGCAGGTGGAGGGCACGCGTCCCATCCGCCGCATCGCCGTGGCGGTGGACGGGGCGCAGGCGACGGTGGACCAGGCGATCGCAGGGGATGCGGATCTCCTCCTGGTGCACCACGGGCTTTTCTGGGATGGAAACCGTCCCCTGACCGGCCGGCGCTATCGTCGCATCAAGCCGCTGCTGGACGCGGGTGTCGCCGTCTACTCCGCGCACCTGCCGCTCGATGCACATCCGGAGGTCGGCAACAACGCTGTCCTGCTGCGGGCGCTCGGCGCGGAGCCGCAGGGAACCTTTGGAGATTTCAAGGGGCTGCCGCTCGGCGTGTGGGGTGAGGTGGATCTGCGCCGTGAGGCGCTCTGCGCGCGGCTCGACGAGGTTCTTGGCACGCGCGTGAAGATGATCCCGGGCGGGCCGGAGCACGTGCGGCGGGTTGGCGTCGTTACGGGTGGCGCTGGCGGGAGGGTGGCAGATGCGGTGGCGGCGGGGCTCGACGCCTTTGTCACCGGCGAGGGAGCGCACCACAACTTCTTTGACGCCGAGGAGGGCGGGATCAACCTCTACCTTGGCGGCCACTACGCCACTGAGGTCTGGGGTGTTCGTGCCCTCGCTGAGCACCTGGAGCGGAAGTTCGGCATCAAATGGTTCTTCATCGACCATCCGACCGGGTTGTAG
- a CDS encoding FAD-dependent monooxygenase has translation MNTSAHDTEVLVAGGGPTGLMLALGLASRGIACRVVDRTPVRSDRSRALVVHARSLELLQKLGIADELVAAGRKTMAAKVFINGRPAVDFAFGKVAKVTDTPFPFTLLVSQVETERVLERRLAALGMNVERPLELLGFEQDADAVRARLRHEDGREEEVRARYIVGCDGAHSVVRKGAGLSFDGGAYPQDFVLADVTVEWENDDDSLYIFVSRAGLLAVFPFAEPGSYRLIATRPESAPDDAGDPSLDEMREIVRQTSPIPMELRDPRWLARFRLHHRAANHYRAGRAFVAGDAAHIHSPAGGQGMNTGLQDAANLAWKLALVLRGHAPEGFLDSYEAERLPVGRRLLRTTDRLFAGTASRGPVSLALAGFVLPRIGRIALGRPGLAVRGFRFISQLEIAYPSSPVVDEARPRFRGGPRAGHRAPDAKVRRDGSETTLFSLCAGAAHHLLVFGGDTVDALRTLATEHLGDVRAHHIARSPGVAGAWFDESGEAHQRYGITESGYYLIRPDGYIAFRAAGLNTEPLAPYFLRIFPAQ, from the coding sequence ATGAACACGTCAGCGCACGACACGGAGGTGCTGGTGGCCGGCGGCGGCCCCACGGGGCTGATGCTGGCGCTGGGGCTGGCTTCGCGCGGGATCGCATGCCGCGTGGTCGACCGGACGCCCGTGCGCTCCGACCGCTCGCGCGCGCTGGTGGTGCACGCCCGCTCGCTCGAGCTGCTGCAGAAGCTGGGGATCGCGGACGAGCTGGTCGCGGCGGGGCGGAAAACGATGGCCGCGAAGGTCTTCATCAACGGCCGCCCCGCGGTGGACTTCGCGTTCGGCAAGGTCGCCAAGGTCACCGATACGCCCTTCCCATTCACCCTCCTGGTGTCGCAGGTGGAGACGGAGCGCGTGCTGGAAAGGCGGCTGGCCGCCCTGGGAATGAACGTGGAGCGGCCGCTGGAGCTGCTCGGCTTTGAGCAGGACGCGGACGCGGTGCGCGCGCGCCTGCGGCACGAGGATGGGCGTGAGGAAGAGGTCCGCGCCCGCTACATCGTGGGATGCGACGGCGCGCACAGCGTGGTGCGCAAGGGGGCGGGGCTGAGCTTCGATGGCGGGGCGTATCCGCAGGACTTCGTGCTCGCGGACGTCACCGTAGAGTGGGAAAACGATGATGATTCGCTGTACATCTTCGTCTCGCGCGCGGGGCTCCTGGCCGTCTTTCCGTTCGCCGAGCCGGGGTCCTACCGGCTGATCGCGACGCGCCCCGAGTCTGCGCCCGATGACGCGGGCGACCCATCGCTCGACGAGATGCGGGAGATCGTCCGCCAGACCTCACCGATTCCCATGGAGCTCCGGGATCCGCGCTGGCTCGCGCGCTTCCGCCTCCATCATCGCGCCGCGAACCACTACCGCGCGGGCCGGGCGTTCGTGGCGGGCGATGCGGCGCACATCCACAGCCCGGCGGGAGGGCAGGGGATGAACACGGGGCTCCAGGACGCGGCCAACCTGGCGTGGAAGCTGGCGCTCGTGCTTCGCGGGCATGCGCCGGAAGGGTTCCTGGACAGCTACGAGGCCGAGCGGCTCCCCGTGGGACGGCGCCTGCTGCGCACCACGGACCGGCTCTTCGCGGGCACCGCGTCGCGCGGCCCGGTCAGTTTGGCGCTCGCCGGCTTCGTCCTGCCGCGCATCGGCAGGATCGCGCTCGGCCGGCCGGGGCTCGCGGTACGTGGCTTCCGCTTCATCTCGCAACTGGAGATCGCGTATCCTTCCAGCCCAGTCGTCGACGAGGCGCGGCCACGCTTCCGCGGCGGCCCTCGGGCGGGGCACCGCGCGCCGGACGCCAAGGTGCGCCGCGACGGTAGCGAAACCACGCTGTTCTCGCTCTGCGCCGGCGCCGCGCACCACCTCCTCGTCTTCGGCGGCGATACGGTGGATGCGCTCCGCACCCTGGCCACCGAGCACCTGGGCGACGTACGGGCGCACCACATCGCCCGCAGCCCCGGCGTGGCGGGCGCGTGGTTCGACGAGTCAGGCGAGGCGCACCAGCGCTATGGGATCACGGAATCTGGCTATTACCTGATCCGTCCTGACGGCTACATCGCGTTCAGAGCGGCTGGACTGAACACGGAACCGCTTGCCCCGTACTTCCTCCGTATCTTCCCGGCTCAATAG
- a CDS encoding polymer-forming cytoskeletal protein: MSIIGPGMRIVGDLVTDGTVRIEGEIRGTIRATKAVVVGREGLVEGDIFTQDAVIGGRIRGSVVAESRLELQATCDIEGVVHARAQHLHLEEGARFNGQVQMLDAEAVRALPAGSGENSTHAGMFSTTA, from the coding sequence ATGTCGATCATCGGCCCCGGGATGCGGATCGTGGGCGACCTGGTCACCGACGGCACGGTGCGCATCGAGGGCGAGATCCGCGGGACGATCCGCGCCACGAAGGCGGTGGTGGTCGGCCGCGAGGGCCTGGTGGAGGGCGACATCTTCACCCAGGACGCGGTGATCGGCGGCCGGATCCGTGGCAGCGTCGTGGCCGAGAGCCGGCTGGAGCTCCAGGCCACCTGCGACATCGAGGGCGTCGTCCATGCCCGGGCCCAGCACCTTCACCTGGAGGAAGGCGCGCGCTTCAACGGCCAGGTTCAGATGCTGGATGCCGAGGCTGTCCGCGCCCTCCCCGCAGGGTCGGGGGAAAACTCCACGCACGCCGGGATGTTTTCCACAACGGCGTGA
- a CDS encoding Ppx/GppA phosphatase family protein, with amino-acid sequence MPQLSAPKKNPKTLPAFPLRVAAVDVGSNAMRFIAAEFRGATEYETLAEQRMPVRLGHDVFLTGKLPREAMDAAVEAMKGFRRQMEALGIEHYRAVATSAMRESRNGGELVQRIRDEAGLELEVITGSEEARLVYEAIRASVPLENHKWILVDLGGGSVEVSLVDASGILWSESHVMGSVRLLEELSVSGEEPGRFQRLLREYAATLQIPVIAQQWNPRGVIATGGNIEALARLAGGKAARGKVTRLSLTELRGLIEMLSRLSYRQRVDELGLREDRADVILPASMVYERVISVSGAEEVFVPAVGLKDGVLVDLVDDLVTHQEHENRKDRHAVAGAVSLGRRYMFDETHAQHVARLAGSLFDQLRKVHKLEPTDRRILLAAGVLHDIGVYVGYKKHHKHSFYLVSQSEIPEFTQREIDIIANLARYHRKGVPAEHHDHFTRLPEEDRARVIKLASLLRVADALDREHIQAVSSVRARVAKDRCTLELECTGDLLLERWALRRKGGLFEDTFGLKVEIAGSAE; translated from the coding sequence ATGCCGCAGCTTTCCGCACCCAAGAAGAACCCGAAGACGCTCCCGGCCTTTCCGCTGCGGGTGGCGGCGGTGGACGTGGGCTCCAACGCCATGCGCTTCATCGCCGCGGAGTTCCGCGGCGCCACGGAGTACGAGACGCTGGCCGAGCAGCGCATGCCCGTGCGGCTGGGGCACGACGTCTTCCTGACCGGCAAGCTGCCGCGCGAAGCGATGGACGCGGCCGTGGAGGCGATGAAGGGCTTCCGGCGGCAGATGGAGGCGCTGGGAATCGAGCACTACCGCGCCGTGGCCACCAGCGCCATGCGCGAGTCGCGCAACGGCGGCGAGCTGGTGCAGCGCATCCGCGACGAGGCGGGGCTGGAGTTGGAGGTCATCACCGGGTCCGAGGAGGCGCGGCTGGTCTACGAGGCGATCCGCGCCAGCGTTCCCCTCGAGAACCACAAGTGGATCCTGGTGGACCTGGGCGGCGGGAGCGTGGAGGTGTCGCTGGTGGACGCCAGCGGCATCCTTTGGAGCGAGAGCCACGTGATGGGCTCCGTGCGCCTCCTGGAAGAGCTCTCCGTCTCTGGCGAGGAGCCCGGGCGCTTCCAGCGGCTGCTGCGCGAGTACGCGGCCACGCTCCAAATTCCCGTCATCGCGCAGCAGTGGAACCCGCGCGGGGTGATCGCCACCGGCGGCAACATCGAGGCGCTGGCGAGGCTGGCGGGCGGCAAGGCGGCGCGGGGGAAGGTGACGCGCCTGTCGCTCACCGAGCTGCGCGGGCTCATCGAGATGCTCTCGCGTCTCTCGTACCGGCAGCGGGTGGACGAGCTGGGGCTGCGCGAGGACCGCGCGGACGTGATCCTCCCCGCCTCCATGGTCTACGAGCGCGTCATCTCCGTGTCCGGCGCGGAGGAGGTGTTCGTGCCGGCGGTCGGGCTCAAGGACGGCGTGCTGGTGGACCTGGTGGACGACCTGGTGACGCATCAGGAGCACGAGAACCGCAAGGACAGGCACGCGGTGGCCGGGGCGGTGTCGCTGGGGCGGCGCTACATGTTCGACGAGACGCACGCGCAGCACGTGGCGCGGCTCGCCGGCTCCCTCTTCGACCAGCTCCGCAAGGTGCACAAGCTGGAGCCCACCGACCGGCGCATCCTGCTGGCCGCGGGGGTGCTGCACGACATCGGCGTGTACGTGGGCTACAAGAAGCACCACAAGCACTCATTCTACCTGGTCTCCCAGAGCGAGATTCCGGAGTTCACGCAACGCGAGATCGACATCATCGCCAACCTTGCGCGATACCACCGCAAGGGAGTCCCGGCCGAGCACCACGACCACTTCACCCGGCTTCCGGAAGAGGACCGGGCGCGGGTGATCAAGCTCGCCTCGCTGCTGCGCGTAGCCGATGCGCTGGACCGCGAGCACATCCAGGCCGTCTCCAGCGTGCGCGCGCGCGTGGCGAAGGATCGCTGCACGCTGGAACTGGAGTGCACGGGCGACCTCCTCCTGGAACGCTGGGCACTGCGCCGCAAAGGCGGGCTCTTTGAGGACACCTTTGGCCTCAAAGTGGAGATCGCAGGCTCCGCGGAGTGA